Proteins encoded together in one Candidatus Methylomirabilota bacterium window:
- a CDS encoding DUF3047 domain-containing protein, whose translation MTLRSRPLVPILLLALVVTALAADPVVVEDWSSQPVGTKGIPPPWQKQRWGSPNYEFVVVEDGGRKVLHLKSAGDSSNISKEIKGKVNLKETPVLEWSWKVVTLPKGGDSRRAETDDQAGQIYVTWPRFPEAVRSRVIGYIWDTTVPAGSTVKSQKTGTVTYVVVRSGPADLGKWLTERRNVREDFKRIYGEEPEEPAIVSVGIDSDDTKSTAESFVGPILFRKN comes from the coding sequence ATGACCCTGCGATCCCGGCCTCTGGTCCCGATCCTGCTGCTGGCGCTCGTCGTGACCGCGCTGGCGGCCGACCCGGTGGTGGTCGAGGACTGGTCGTCCCAGCCGGTCGGCACCAAGGGCATCCCGCCACCGTGGCAGAAGCAGCGATGGGGCAGTCCCAATTACGAGTTCGTCGTCGTCGAGGACGGAGGGCGGAAGGTCCTCCACCTGAAGAGCGCCGGCGACAGCTCGAATATCAGCAAGGAGATCAAGGGAAAGGTCAACCTGAAGGAGACTCCGGTCCTGGAGTGGAGCTGGAAGGTCGTCACGCTCCCGAAGGGCGGGGACTCTCGCCGCGCCGAGACCGACGACCAGGCCGGCCAGATCTACGTGACCTGGCCGCGATTTCCGGAGGCCGTCCGCTCCCGCGTCATCGGATACATCTGGGACACGACCGTGCCGGCCGGATCAACGGTGAAGAGCCAGAAGACCGGCACCGTCACCTACGTCGTCGTCCGCTCGGGTCCCGCTGACCTCGGGAAGTGGCTCACGGAGCGCCGCAACGTCCGCGAGGACTTCAAGCGGATCTACGGGGAGGAGCCCGAGGAGCCAGCCATCGTCTCCGTCGGGATCGACTCCGACGACACCAAGAGCACCGCCGAGTCCTTCGTGGGGCCCATCCTCTTCCGGAAGAACTGA
- a CDS encoding branched-chain amino acid transaminase: MRPSRYLYLNGRIVPYGEALIHVQSAAVKYGTSVFEGLRAYWNPQQGELYVFRLKEHIDRLYDSLRLMRMEHTFSREELASSILEVLRKNEYREDVHVRQTAYLEADAGMEATEPVGLAVDALPRRLSQKVGITACISSWMRIADGSMPPRIKCSANYQNGRLAALEAKLNGYDGALLLNARGKLAEAPGACCFVVRRGVPITPPVTADILESVTRATLLELSQKELGLAPEVREIDRTELYVAEEAFLCGSGWEITPVLSVDKLPLGDGIQPGPVTRAIQACYFDVVRGEKPAYRDWLTPVYGK, from the coding sequence GTGCGACCGTCCCGCTACCTCTACCTGAACGGCCGGATCGTGCCCTACGGCGAGGCGCTCATCCACGTCCAGTCGGCGGCCGTCAAGTACGGCACGTCGGTCTTCGAGGGACTCCGGGCCTACTGGAACCCGCAGCAGGGCGAGCTGTACGTCTTCCGCCTCAAGGAGCACATCGACCGTCTCTACGACTCGCTCCGGCTCATGCGGATGGAGCACACCTTCAGCCGGGAGGAGCTGGCCAGCTCCATCCTCGAGGTCTTGCGGAAGAACGAGTATCGTGAGGACGTCCACGTCCGGCAGACCGCCTACCTCGAGGCCGACGCCGGCATGGAGGCGACGGAGCCGGTCGGATTGGCGGTGGACGCGTTGCCCCGCCGGCTCTCCCAGAAAGTCGGCATCACCGCCTGCATCTCCTCCTGGATGCGGATCGCCGACGGCAGCATGCCGCCCCGGATCAAGTGCTCGGCCAACTATCAGAACGGCCGGCTGGCCGCGCTGGAAGCCAAGCTCAACGGCTACGACGGCGCCCTCCTCCTGAATGCCCGGGGCAAGCTCGCCGAGGCGCCGGGCGCGTGCTGCTTCGTGGTGCGGCGCGGGGTCCCGATCACGCCGCCGGTGACGGCGGACATCCTGGAGTCGGTGACGCGGGCGACGCTCCTCGAGCTGAGCCAGAAGGAGCTGGGCCTCGCCCCCGAGGTGCGCGAGATCGATCGGACGGAGCTGTACGTGGCCGAGGAGGCCTTCCTGTGCGGGAGCGGCTGGGAGATCACCCCCGTCCTGTCGGTCGACAAGCTGCCGCTCGGCGATGGCATCCAGCCGGGCCCGGTGACGCGCGCGATCCAGGCCTGCTACTTCGACGTGGTCCGCGGCGAGAAGCCGGCCTATCGGGACTGGCTCACCCCGGTGTACGGCAAGTAG
- a CDS encoding BON domain-containing protein: MHTILRLALVMALLGSVAGCASAPEKSAGATVDDALTTAAVKTRLAREKLSTLTRIDVDTNQGIVSLNGVVENEDVRYRAGEAARQVGGVRGVVNNLRVQAAAPTAPPAPVYSPPVTPATPAVLDRDNRWRAADATLDGTLSDIRRRATREAALQNRAVAYESVDGFQRVEAYPLAAVGPTGCRQVQERIYQNGRLAQDGPTEVCR, from the coding sequence ATGCATACCATACTGAGACTCGCGCTCGTCATGGCCCTGCTCGGATCCGTCGCCGGCTGCGCCTCGGCGCCGGAGAAGTCGGCCGGCGCGACCGTCGACGACGCCCTGACCACGGCCGCCGTCAAGACGCGGCTGGCTCGCGAGAAGCTGTCGACGCTGACCCGGATCGACGTGGACACCAACCAGGGAATCGTGAGCCTGAACGGCGTGGTCGAGAACGAGGACGTTCGATATCGGGCGGGCGAGGCGGCCCGTCAGGTCGGTGGCGTCCGCGGAGTCGTCAACAACCTGCGAGTGCAGGCGGCCGCTCCGACCGCCCCACCCGCTCCGGTGTACAGCCCACCGGTGACGCCGGCGACGCCCGCCGTCCTGGACCGGGACAACCGCTGGCGAGCGGCCGATGCGACCCTCGACGGCACGCTCAGCGACATCCGGCGCCGGGCCACGCGCGAGGCCGCGCTTCAGAACCGCGCCGTCGCCTACGAGTCGGTCGACGGGTTCCAGCGCGTCGAAGCCTACCCGCTGGCCGCGGTCGGCCCCACCGGGTGCCGTCAGGTCCAGGAGCGGATCTACCAGAACGGTCGGCTCGCCCAGGATGGGCCGACCGAGGTGTGCCGGTAG
- a CDS encoding glycosyltransferase 87 family protein, which yields MPEPWATRAALAGLGLLSLAGYRLGLPRLGGHGFPIHEAYVVLSLGLFLVYLAAVTVVLRRPSADRVVLATILGFGLLFRLAVLPSPVFLSSDLYRYLWDGRVQLAGINPYRSAPEAPELARLRDAEIHPRINRPTERTVYPPAAEAVFALVAAVAPNSVVGWRVVVLGCEGATVALLLGLLRRMRTAPSAVLVYAWAPLAVLEGVQAGHVDFVMFPLLLLALGWRQAGRMTGAGLALGLAILVKLYPAVLLLVWHRRGERRLPAACAGVVATGYLAYLGGVGPRVAGFLPRYFGTAEDFNVGLRAFLTAPVDAALNASHWEALGRCGLRFLARFGYVDPRVPIEALLPADAEPPLRQALGMPSADVGTLLLVQVGHEVVRGVAMFVLLALLGAVLVRLGRRRSEGAAGVLAAGRGAVAAYLVLVPTAMHAWYAAWMLPFLTLQPSLAWLWFTGAVSLSYLKYAWGDLPVWLRLIEYLPLYGLLVWEWVAVVSTRWALHRGCGSGAAPV from the coding sequence ATGCCGGAACCGTGGGCAACCCGGGCGGCGCTCGCCGGCTTGGGGCTTCTCAGCCTGGCCGGGTATCGGCTCGGCCTTCCGCGACTCGGCGGCCACGGCTTCCCCATTCACGAAGCATACGTCGTCCTCTCCCTGGGCCTCTTCCTCGTCTACCTCGCGGCGGTGACCGTGGTGCTCCGGCGGCCCTCGGCGGATCGCGTCGTGCTGGCCACGATCCTCGGCTTCGGGCTGCTCTTCCGGCTGGCGGTCCTGCCGAGCCCGGTCTTCCTTTCCTCGGACCTCTACCGGTACCTCTGGGACGGGCGCGTGCAGCTTGCCGGCATCAATCCCTATCGTTCCGCGCCGGAGGCGCCGGAGCTCGCCCGCCTCCGCGACGCGGAGATCCATCCGCGCATCAACCGGCCGACCGAGCGCACGGTGTACCCGCCGGCCGCCGAGGCGGTGTTCGCGCTCGTCGCCGCCGTCGCGCCGAACAGCGTCGTGGGGTGGCGTGTGGTCGTTCTCGGCTGCGAGGGCGCGACGGTGGCGCTGCTCCTCGGCCTGCTGCGGCGGATGAGGACGGCCCCGTCCGCGGTCCTCGTCTACGCCTGGGCGCCGCTGGCCGTCCTCGAGGGCGTACAGGCCGGCCACGTGGACTTCGTGATGTTCCCGCTGCTCCTCCTCGCGCTCGGCTGGCGGCAGGCGGGCCGGATGACCGGCGCGGGCTTGGCCCTCGGCCTCGCGATCCTGGTCAAGCTCTATCCGGCCGTGCTCCTCCTGGTCTGGCACCGCCGCGGCGAGCGTCGCCTTCCGGCGGCCTGCGCCGGCGTCGTGGCCACGGGCTACCTCGCCTATCTCGGCGGGGTCGGCCCGCGGGTCGCCGGGTTCCTGCCCCGGTATTTCGGGACCGCGGAAGACTTCAACGTGGGGCTCCGCGCGTTCCTGACCGCGCCGGTGGACGCCGCGCTGAACGCGTCCCACTGGGAGGCCCTGGGGCGGTGCGGCCTCCGATTCCTCGCGCGCTTCGGCTACGTGGACCCGCGGGTTCCGATCGAGGCCCTCCTCCCGGCCGACGCCGAGCCACCCCTTCGCCAGGCGCTCGGGATGCCGTCCGCGGACGTGGGGACGCTCCTGCTGGTCCAGGTCGGCCACGAGGTGGTCCGGGGCGTCGCCATGTTCGTCCTGCTCGCCCTGCTGGGGGCCGTGCTCGTCCGGCTCGGCCGGCGGCGATCCGAAGGCGCTGCCGGCGTCCTCGCCGCCGGCAGGGGAGCGGTGGCCGCCTATCTCGTTCTGGTCCCGACCGCCATGCACGCGTGGTACGCCGCCTGGATGCTGCCGTTCCTGACCCTTCAGCCTTCGCTGGCGTGGCTCTGGTTCACCGGGGCGGTGTCGCTGTCCTACCTGAAGTACGCCTGGGGCGACCTGCCGGTCTGGCTGCGTCTGATCGAGTACCTCCCACTCTACGGCCTCCTCGTGTGGGAGTGGGTCGCGGTGGTCTCGACGCGCTGGGCTCTCCACCGCGGTTGCGGGTCGGGCGCGGCGCCGGTATAG
- a CDS encoding thiolase family protein produces the protein MPEAVIVEAVRSAVGRKNGTLAAVRPDDLAAHVLAALVRRAGVDPVLVEDVIFGCVDQVGEQGFNIARNSALIAGLPLDVCGVTLDRMCGSGQQAANFGFGMVVSGQHDCLIVGGVENMSRVPMGSNAQGPGEGPISPKLTERYQIVPQGISAELIAEKWGLGRAELDEFAAQSHEKAGRAIAEGRFKREIVPVPLPDGSLFDTDEGVRVPVNREKMASLAPSFKPDGVVTAANSSQISDGAAALLLMSRERAQALGLRPRARFVASALAGVDPTIMLTGPIPATQRVLAKAGLALADIDRIEINEAFASVVLAWERELRPDMSKVNVNGGAIALGHPLGCSGAKLLTTLLCELERSGGRFGLQTMCIGFGQGIATIIERL, from the coding sequence ATGCCAGAGGCCGTCATCGTCGAAGCCGTCCGCTCCGCAGTCGGGCGCAAGAACGGGACGCTCGCGGCGGTTCGCCCGGACGACCTGGCCGCCCACGTCCTCGCGGCCCTCGTCCGCCGGGCGGGGGTGGATCCGGTCCTCGTCGAGGACGTGATCTTCGGGTGCGTGGACCAGGTGGGGGAGCAGGGATTCAACATCGCGCGCAACTCCGCCCTGATCGCCGGCCTGCCGCTCGACGTCTGCGGTGTCACGCTCGACCGCATGTGCGGCTCGGGGCAGCAGGCGGCGAACTTCGGCTTCGGCATGGTCGTCTCGGGGCAGCACGACTGCCTGATCGTGGGCGGGGTCGAGAACATGAGCCGCGTCCCCATGGGCTCGAACGCCCAGGGTCCCGGCGAGGGTCCCATCAGTCCCAAGCTGACCGAGCGCTACCAGATCGTGCCGCAGGGGATCTCGGCCGAGCTGATCGCCGAGAAGTGGGGGCTCGGCCGCGCCGAGCTCGACGAGTTCGCGGCCCAGAGCCACGAAAAGGCGGGCCGGGCGATCGCCGAGGGGCGGTTCAAGCGGGAGATCGTGCCGGTGCCGCTGCCGGACGGCTCCCTATTCGACACCGACGAGGGTGTGCGGGTGCCGGTGAACCGGGAGAAGATGGCCAGCCTCGCCCCCTCCTTCAAGCCGGACGGCGTCGTCACGGCCGCCAACTCGAGCCAGATCTCGGACGGGGCCGCGGCCCTCCTCCTGATGTCGCGGGAGCGGGCCCAGGCCCTCGGGCTCCGCCCTCGGGCGCGGTTCGTCGCCTCCGCGCTGGCCGGCGTGGACCCGACGATCATGCTCACGGGCCCCATCCCGGCGACCCAGCGCGTCCTCGCCAAGGCCGGACTGGCGCTCGCCGACATCGACCGCATCGAGATCAACGAGGCGTTTGCCTCGGTGGTGCTCGCCTGGGAGCGGGAGCTGCGGCCCGACATGTCGAAGGTCAACGTGAACGGCGGGGCGATCGCGCTCGGGCACCCCCTCGGCTGCTCGGGGGCGAAGCTCCTCACCACGCTGCTCTGCGAGCTGGAGCGGTCGGGAGGCCGGTTCGGCCTTCAGACGATGTGCATCGGCTTCGGCCAGGGCATCGCGACGATCATCGAGCGGCTCTGA
- a CDS encoding C-terminal binding protein — MTTTADPGSAPLVLICGLDHATFVEEEAVFAAAGVRFRPVLARSEADFLGKCAEADALLIQYGDVTRRVIESLPRIRVLVRYGVGVDGIDVEAATARGIPVVNVPDYGTDEVANHAVALLLALARKLPQLDRQTRAGRWSVFEAIPITRLTGRTVGILGCGRIGSRVARKLAGFDVCLLACDPYLRTFPPGVEPVAFERLLAESDYLTVHAPLTAGTHHLIGRAALARMKPTAVLINTARGGIVDTDALVDALRAGRLAGAGLDVTEQEPLPPGSPLLAMDQVIVTPHAAWYSEEGRSELKRRVAEEAVRVLRGQRPQNCINPQVFG, encoded by the coding sequence ATGACGACGACGGCCGACCCGGGGTCGGCGCCGCTGGTCCTCATCTGCGGCCTCGATCATGCCACCTTCGTCGAGGAGGAGGCCGTGTTCGCCGCCGCGGGGGTGCGCTTCCGCCCCGTGCTCGCCCGCAGCGAGGCGGACTTCCTCGGCAAGTGCGCGGAGGCGGATGCCCTCCTCATCCAGTACGGCGATGTCACCCGGCGAGTCATCGAGAGCCTGCCGCGTATCCGCGTCCTCGTGCGCTACGGGGTCGGGGTCGACGGCATCGACGTCGAGGCCGCGACCGCGCGGGGCATCCCGGTGGTGAACGTCCCGGACTACGGCACCGACGAGGTGGCGAACCACGCGGTCGCGCTGCTCCTGGCTCTGGCCCGGAAGCTTCCCCAGCTCGATCGGCAGACCCGCGCCGGCCGCTGGAGCGTCTTCGAGGCGATCCCGATCACCCGCCTGACCGGCCGGACGGTCGGAATCCTCGGGTGCGGCCGGATCGGGAGCCGCGTCGCCCGAAAGCTGGCGGGCTTCGACGTGTGCCTCCTGGCCTGTGATCCCTACCTCCGGACGTTCCCCCCGGGCGTCGAGCCCGTCGCGTTCGAGCGTCTCCTGGCCGAGTCCGACTACCTGACCGTGCACGCTCCGCTCACGGCGGGGACGCACCATCTCATCGGGCGGGCCGCGCTGGCCCGGATGAAGCCGACGGCCGTCCTGATCAACACCGCGCGCGGCGGGATCGTGGATACGGACGCCCTGGTCGACGCGCTTCGGGCCGGGCGTCTCGCGGGGGCGGGACTCGACGTCACCGAGCAGGAGCCGCTGCCTCCCGGAAGCCCGCTGCTGGCCATGGACCAGGTCATCGTGACGCCCCACGCCGCCTGGTACTCGGAGGAGGGGCGGTCCGAGCTCAAGCGCCGCGTGGCGGAGGAGGCGGTGCGGGTCCTGCGTGGCCAGCGGCCGCAGAACTGCATCAATCCCCAAGTGTTCGGGTGA
- a CDS encoding sugar kinase produces MSPEPSLYDVVALGEVMLRLACKPPTRLEQTRELDVSFGGTEANVLCALARIGLRTAWISALPSNPWGERVGRELRGHDVDVAHIVWRVRGRIGLYFLEYGVGPRPIRVLYDRQDSAFSTLHEDEVDWAVVRRSRLVHVTGITPALGEQPRGLTERALEEAHTGGAFVSLDVNYRAALWSPDDARIYFESLCPRVGLLFVGREDARRVFGLDGDPELVAEGLRRWAPKAMIALTLGEQGSVVLADRLYRPTRLYRLDMVADRVGAGDAFAAGFLYGLLTSQDVQYAQDCGTALAALKCTMWGDVALVRPGELEELMAQPDPRIRR; encoded by the coding sequence GTGAGCCCGGAGCCGTCGCTCTACGACGTGGTGGCGCTCGGGGAGGTGATGCTCCGGCTCGCCTGCAAGCCGCCGACGCGCCTCGAGCAGACGCGGGAACTGGATGTCTCCTTCGGCGGCACCGAGGCCAACGTCCTCTGCGCGCTGGCGCGCATCGGCCTCCGCACGGCCTGGATCTCCGCCCTGCCCTCGAACCCGTGGGGGGAACGGGTCGGGCGCGAGCTTCGCGGGCACGACGTCGACGTCGCTCACATCGTCTGGCGGGTGCGCGGCCGGATCGGGCTCTACTTCCTCGAATACGGCGTCGGCCCCCGTCCCATCCGGGTGCTCTACGACCGCCAGGACTCGGCCTTCTCGACCCTCCACGAGGATGAGGTGGACTGGGCGGTGGTGCGCCGGAGCCGCCTGGTCCACGTGACCGGGATCACCCCGGCGCTCGGCGAGCAGCCGCGCGGGCTCACCGAGCGGGCCCTCGAAGAGGCGCACACGGGGGGCGCCTTCGTCTCGCTCGACGTGAACTATCGGGCCGCTCTCTGGTCGCCCGACGACGCCCGCATCTACTTCGAGAGCCTGTGCCCGCGGGTCGGGCTCCTGTTCGTGGGTCGCGAGGACGCTCGCCGGGTATTCGGGCTCGACGGGGACCCGGAGCTGGTCGCCGAGGGGCTCCGGCGGTGGGCGCCCAAGGCGATGATCGCGCTGACCCTGGGCGAGCAGGGCTCGGTCGTCCTGGCCGACCGCCTCTACCGCCCCACGCGCCTCTACCGCCTGGACATGGTCGCCGACCGCGTCGGGGCCGGCGACGCGTTCGCGGCCGGCTTCCTCTACGGGCTCCTCACGAGCCAGGACGTGCAGTACGCCCAGGACTGCGGCACCGCGCTGGCCGCCCTCAAGTGCACGATGTGGGGCGACGTCGCGCTGGTTCGCCCCGGCGAGCTCGAGGAGCTGATGGCCCAACCCGACCCGCGCATCCGCCGCTGA